Sequence from the Penicillium oxalicum strain HP7-1 chromosome IV, whole genome shotgun sequence genome:
TTGTCTTTCTCTCACTATCCAGAAAACCAACCAACATTCCTGGGCGAAGTGTACCGGGCATTATCCATCAACTGCAACTTCACCGTGGAACCAGACAAAATCATGACACATACATACATACCTCGAGCCCTGAGTCTACAAACGAGTTTAGGGTTCAGAGGCAGAAACAGGCCTCGGACGATGCCGTCGGCCATGTCGTGGACCGTCCTGCAGCTGCGACACTCCTCTTTGCTATTTGCAACATATTTCCAACACTGCAATAATTTCCCAGCAGAGCAGAGCGACTCGGGTGAGTGGATTTTTAGCCCGCAATCGcgtccttttttgtttcgcGGTCGCAGTCTACTAAACAAAGAAACCAGGGATTCTCCATGCTTTGCTCGGGAACACAAGGTGGGCCTTGAGTATGTCCCAATTCATTCTCAACGAGATACTTGATCTTGCCGACGACTTTGAAAGTGTTCTCCATGACTCGGAGGCCTTTAGTCAAAAGTGTAAGTGTGACAAGGGGAGTCGCCGAAACCACCCCTTCCATTTCGTCATTCTGGGAATCTGACTTGTCGATATCTAGTAAAAACAACAACTTCGCTACCCCTCCTTATCTCCCTCTCCAGTATGTCGCGTGCGTTCATGCGCATAATTTGTCGTGGCCTGCGCGGCGTCCGCAACGGATTCGAAAATGTCAACACCGCCGCAATTGACGCCGAATCCCGCTCCTGTTGGGTCGAGATCTGCCGAGCCATCGAGACTTCTCCAATCCGCGTGGATCTCTACGAGAAGTTCCTCGCCGGTGTTGATTCCGCCGTCAAACACGCCTATCAGGGTTCCGGCTTCGGCGATGCCGAGCGGCCCAGTCCCGAAAAGGAACTCCTTGTAAACGCACGCATCCCTCCGGTCCTCGTGCCCGCCGTCGAGACCCTCTTCACCCAAACCGTTCCATCCATTCGATCAGAAATCAACCGGAAAGAAATCGTCATGGGCGACTACAGCTGGCTGGGTCTTGACAACGATCCGGGCACCGCGACGTATCGCAAGCGCCATGATATAGACATTTTGATGAAGGTGCCTCTCCGGCCCGTGACGGGTCGACAGGACCTCGCTGTGGCGCCGATGGCGCGACGACGGCGCTGTGTGCGCTGTGGTGAGATCTCCGGGGATGCGGGCCGGCCGCGGACGAATGCGTGGACAAAGATGATGCTTCGGCTGCATGCTCTGAAAATGTGCCCTTGTGGTGGCGCTTGGGTCATGGAGACGCCAGATTCTGTGTCGCCAGAAGGCGTTTCGAGTTCAGGCGGATTGGGTGGATCTGGCCCTGTGAACGTGTCCAAGGCTGTGGAGGTGGCAGGATCTGGATAAGTCCGTGGCACTGGTATGGGCGGGGGTTATGGATTTTGAGTGTGCAGGTATTCCACGAGTCGATAATTTCAATCTTTAGACTAATGAGTCGTCGTGTACAAATTGTCACGAGAGGCATCCATCCCTTCGCCTATTCTTATCTTTTTGCATGATGAACAATCAATGTGACGTATTACCAGTAGGCATGAATGAAATACATGTATATTTTTGCCTCAAACCTAACCGCCACCTTTCAGGGCTCAGGCATGGATGGGAAGACAGTGTCGATATACATGGTGGGCCAACTGAACTGCATTACACCGTGACGGCCGACAGGAGATTAGGCAATTCCCATCAGGAAATCTGGAACCAGCCCAGCCCCCTGCGGTTTTCATCAAACGCCAATTTTCCTCGGCCACCTAAGTAGTTTGATGATGGCTCAGTCCGGCGAACTGAACAGAGATCATGAGGCCTGGCCCATGTCCCTGAAATGTGATAATCGCACCTGCACATCTCCGCAGGGGCAAAAAAGGTGGAGTAGTCTAAAAAGTGTCATGTCATGTCAAGGGTCGATTTGCATCGTGGTTTTAAGATACATAATCAAATTCCATTTTTTGgatgtaaaaaaaaagagaaaatcgACCCTGCTCAGGTCCACAGATCACACATCCTGCTCAATGTGTCCAAGGGCAAGTAACGTCTTTTCCCCCACAAAACTCCAGATCCGAAAAAGTTCTGCACTTAAGCCTGTGGATTAAAAAGTAATTAGTAGGTGTTCGGGAACCCACGAGGGGAGAAGGACCAGGGAAAATGGAAAGCATGTATAACTTTCGTATCTGCAATATTGATCGACCGCAAGGGTGGACAAATCGTCCGAGCTTGGGCTTGAAGAATATTGAAAGATACGGCAGATTCAATGCAGACGGGTCCCTGCAAAATGATTTCGTACCTTAACGGCGTACTTCCGCTGGGGGAAGTGGATCTGGCGCTTGCGCTGGCGCTCAGTAACGCGGGTAGCCTCGTGCTTGGTGAGACGGCGGCGGAGGTCGCGGGTGAGCTTGGGGCGGAGGTCAAGAGGAATGTACTTCTTGCCCTTGTAGAAGAGACGCAGCTGAGCGCGCTGGTTGGCGTTGATGACGGTGAGAACGCGAGCGATCGACTTGCGGACCTCGGAGCTGTGGTTGGAGAAAAATTGTGGGTTAGTTCACGATCTTGAAAATTTTCGACATTTGTTCGAGGTTCGTGAATTGGCGACTCTTTGCGGGTGATTTCATTCTGCGACGGGTCCCAGGCACGGCGAATTCGTTATTAAAAGATTTTTGTGTATAAGAAATTGTcgaaggatgatgatggaaaAGAGGTCCGTGTTGTAGTCGCAATGCTCCCagttttctttctcatgcACAATGATTGCCGCATTTCCCGGGTCCCTCGTCGCAGAATTCCATCGATCGAAGGTGCCTTGGTCGATAAAAATCGATATCGTTGTACGCACATTCTCTGGGTCTTGGTGGAAGCACCGTTGGCGATCTTCTGGACGCGGAGCTGGTTAAGCTCGGTCTTCAACTCCTCGAGCTGCTTGGCAAGCTCCTCCTTGTTCTTTCCCCAGAGCTGAccagccttgaccttggacgACTAGACGAAAATTCCATCAGCGCGATATTCAGAGCGAGCGCTCGCAGTCGAACATACCATGGTGGCGGCTTTGTTGTGTGTGCTGGGTTGTCGGCGTTGAGAATTGAAGATTGTCCGATGGGACCAAATTGTGGTTGTGGGACTAGGGCTAAGCGAGTTGGTCACACTAAGCGGGCACGTGATGGAACATCGAAATTGATTCTGTGGACTGATATTTCAGGCATTCACATTTTAAGTCCGGAGTCAGGCACAAATGTGTTGAGGCACTCAGGCAAACACCTTCCCTGGGTTACTGGATCGAGGCTAGCGCCTTTTCCATCGGAGTGGTCGCGCTTACGTCGACTGATAAGCGGGCTGGACTGTCTTGGACGAGTCCGGGTGTATTATGATGATTCAAAGAAAGCGCGATAATATCCGCTCCGCTGCTCCATTCTCTTCACTTTGAGCGAATACTGAATTCTTGACCGGCCATGACCTCCACCAGCGCCGGCTGGGCACAGCTGCGGCAGCAAGCTCGATCCCTCGAGACTCAGGTATCACATCCATCGCCGACTGTGAATATGCTCCGGCAAGCCTGTGGGGACTAACAGCGAGGACAGACAGAGCAGCTTTTCCATACATATGCGCAATTCAgctctctcgctaaaccaCCGCAATCTCCCACGGAAGAGGAGCTAAGGCTTGAGTCGCAGTTGAAGGACCTCCTCGAACGGGTAGGTTATCTCCGCTCATGTCCCCTGCAAATGTCAAGACTATGGATACAAGTCAGGAGGAAATACGCCGGCTGAAAATTCCAAACAGCGCGAAGCACTCATCTCCCAACTGTCCCGTCTCCTTGACTCCGAAGCTACCTTGACCTCGTCCGCCCTGAAACAGAACAATCTCGCTCGGCATCGTGAAATCCTGGCCGATCACCGCCGAGAGCTCAATCGGTTGACGTCCGCTATCGCTGAAGCTCGCGATCGTGCAAACCTACTCTCCAATGTCCGCTCCGATATTGATGCATATCGTGCGAGTAATCCTGGCGCCGAAGAGGCCGACTACATGCTCGAGGAACGCGCGCGAGTCGAGAACAGCCACAACATGATTGATGGCGTGTTGAGCCAGGCATACGCTATCAACGAGAACTTTGGTATACAGCGCGAGACACTTGCAAGCATCAACCGGCGCATCGTGGGCGCTGCGAGCAAAGTGCCCGGAATGAACTATTTGATCGGGAAAATTGGCACCAAAAAACGGCGAGACGCCATCATCCTGGGCTGCTTTATCGGCTTTTGTTTCCTCATGCTGCTCTACTTCAGGTGAATGGGCTGGGCCCGTCCAATTGTCTTTGACCTTACATCATTTCATCGCAAGTCCTTCAACCTGCACCATgagctttctttttgtcttaTTTCATATATCATTGGGGAGTTTGGAGTTCAAACACTGACCCACATCGGATTTCTGATATTACATGTGAAGATGACATCTCTGCCCCACCGAGGTCATGGTGGTATCTATAGTCTTCTGTTATACACGTTCTGTCCCTCTTATATACAAATGCAACTTTTGAGAGGAGACAATCCATCAAATCGATGAGCCCCTGAGGCAAAACCCCCCTGTCCTACTTGCGCTTGACAAGCTCGGCTTCGTAAATGGCCTTCCTCTCCGTAATGAGCTTTTGAAGGCCCGCGTTGAGCGTTTCCATTTCCGCAGGCTCGGCATTACCACTGCCAGCCCATCGGATGCGGCACTCTGAATCGACCAAGTAGACGTAGCCAACCTTGGAGTTCATCATGCCAACAGCCTCCTTGAGAGACTCGGTGAATCCCTTCTGCACAAGAAAGTATCGGGGGTGCTGCTGCTCGGGAAGCTTCCGGCGCATACTCCACATGAACATTTTAACCAAGGTCGCCTTCATGCGATTTTCCTCCAAGTTGATATCCACCATTTGCGCCACCTGCAAGTTGTTGGCAAGAAGCTCGGTCAGACGCGGATTTTGCGTCGGGCCCGTGAACGAGCCAACTTGTGTCTCAGCCCAGACACTGGAGAACAGCTTGACCACACTGATTTTGCCTTGCAGAACGGGGGTCGTATCTTGACGATTCTTTGGCTGGGCCAACGTGATTCCAGACATGTTGGGGAAGTAGAGCGCCTTGTCGCCTTTGAAAAGCCGAGGGTTTGACACGAACGTCTTTCCTTCAAGGAAGCGCAGATTTGACCATTCTCGGAAATAGGGCTTAGCGACCTGTCGTGTTCTATAGACTCAGCCAAACAAACGTTAGCTGTCGGAGGCAGGTCTTGCTGAATCGGAGTGGTCAAAGTGGGCATACAATTCCTTTCTTCGCTCAAGGTGCCGGTCGTAGTTCACAAAGTCATCTCGCCTTTGTTTCAATGACCTTGAATCAACACCCGTATTCTCGCCCGCCATCGGTGGCGCATTGGTCCCGATCGGGCGATCAAGCATCGGAGGCTTAAAATCCTTATCACCTGGCTGGGGCTTCATGTCTTGATTCTGCTGGAACTGAACACCGCGTCGCAACGGCTGCGCTTGTTTTTGTGCGGCTGAGGGCACTGTCACCGGCTTATTGACCTCCTCCTTAATCGCATTTCGCATGCTATTTGTAGCAGCATAATGGCGTATCGTCTGTGTTTTCGCGTTGAAATGGACTGCTGTGCTTCGAACTTGACTGCCTGAGCAGCGATATATGCCGGGGAGCACTGCCCTCATAGTTCTCATTCCGGAGGATTGAGCTTTCCACATCGCAGTTTGTAATATGCGCCTATGTCGGGGAAGCAAATAAACGGCCACTGACATTGACCCGGAGGGTTACCATGATCGTCAACTCACCTCCGCGGACATCATTTTGATCACATGATCTCAATGCCAGCCAGGTTCTGAGACCGAGTGCAAAGTCCGTTATTGGTGCTGCGACCGGCTCACATAATAATCAGTTATGCTGCAGGCTTGAAATTCCAGCATCATAATTTAATCAGTATCTCAAAGGTCAGGTAGCCCCCCGATCTGAACGTCTGGAACAATCACATGGCACTTGTCAATGTACCGAATCGGGTTTAATGAGCGGCGTAGTCCCGTGACTTGGCGACAATTTCGCGCTTTGTTGGGCGCGTCCACGGGACGGTCGACTCTGGTCCATGTCACACCCACAAGCATGGTCGGACTTGCCCATGCCAGCGTAATCCAGTTCTTCTACCTACTACCATTTACAACTAGGCTGCTTTACTTTAGGCAACTACAATGGTTTCGTTGGTCCAAAAAGTACCGCTTTATCGGATGGCGGACTAGTGTGACGTGATGTCTGAAAGTAGGAGCAAGGCGACCTTCTATCGtgcgcttgaagatctcGACGACCCTGATGAGACGTCAGACGACGAGGATTCGCTTGAGCGTCTTCTGACACGCTGTGTACCTGCGAAATCGTCAGAACGACGTGGACTCATTTCTCCCCGCGTTCATCAATTATCGCTCACTCGAGCAAACACTGCCCCTCTGCCGTTGGAAACCAGCGAAAAGATCTCTGGTGGTGACCATGCTCGTAACTCAACCTACCGACAACAGGATGCGAGCTCCGAGATTAGCTTGAGGACTATCACACGAACTCAAACTACTAGCGCTATGCCGAGCATCACAAAAACTGCCAAGAGGGGGGAACGCCCGGCCTCAAAGAAGCAACGGACGAACAGTGTCATTAAATTCGTACCAGAGGAGCAGCGAATCTTCAAAAACCTTGTCATCTGTGAGGGAAAAACTACCGTTTGCCACTGCTTGCTTTCTACTGACAATTAATCGTCCAAGTCTTCTTTCCCAATAATGACATTTCACCTTCGCGTCGACTTCGAATCCAGCGAGCGCGCGAATTCGGCGCTCACTGGGTAACAGAGTGGGTGAACAGCATTACGCATGTAGTCATAGACAAGGACTTGACTTGCTCTGATCTTATGAAGTTTCTTGGGCTTGAGTCTCTGCCGGTAGGTTTGTCTTACTTGATGAGCTCGCCAAACCTCAGCTGAGAAGGACTTCAGGATAAAGTCGTACTTGTGAACGAGACCTACCCTCCAGAATGCATACGATTTCGCTCCGTTTTGTGCCCCATGCAGAATCGTTTCCAGGTAGAGGGAGGTCCTGGCTCTAAGCCTCAAGATGCTTCAACTGCGGAATTACCGAACTCAACCGAGCAAGAGCAAAGCTCGTCAGGTTCCCTGGCTCTCAAGGCACCAAGAAAGGAGAAACAGCAAACACCGGAGCCAGCACGGTCTCAGCTGCTAGAGCGTGTAGAGGATAGCCGGCAATCCCTGAAAGTGGTAGCAGGCCCAAACGCCGGACTCAAGTCGATCGAGGGCGAGTCTGCCTGCCAGACCGATGCGCTGGACGACCTGCTAGCAGCGGCCCGCTCGACTAGCCGTCTGGTACGTATCCTGCAGCTTCTATGGTTCAATATGGCTGACGGAGACACACAGGCCCTTGATCTTATGGAGTCGACAGATGATGAAGCCAGCGAATCTGAGAGGGAAGCCGACCCACGGGCTCTCCATTATTCACATGAACCGGAAGCAACGACGGCCGTGCCCAGTAATGATAAATGGGCGCGCAGCTTTGCTTGCATGCAAAAATGCACTACTGGCTCAAAGATTGAGAGCCCCAACAAACGCACTCTTGAAGCTCTGCAGCAGATGCTGGACTACTACTCTCGAACTGGAGATCATTGGCG
This genomic interval carries:
- a CDS encoding 60S ribosomal protein L35; its protein translation is MSSKVKAGQLWGKNKEELAKQLEELKTELNQLRVQKIANGASTKTQRISEVRKSIARVLTVINANQRAQLRLFYKGKKYIPLDLRPKLTRDLRRRLTKHEATRVTERQRKRQIHFPQRKYAVKVRNHFAGTRLH